The following are encoded in a window of Fulvia fulva chromosome 7, complete sequence genomic DNA:
- a CDS encoding Avr9: MKLSLLSVELALLIATTLPLCWAAALPVGLGVGLDYCNSSCTRAFDCLGQCGRCDFHKLQCVH, encoded by the exons ATGAAGCTTTCCCTCCTTAGCGTAGAGCTTGCTCTCCTA ATTGCTACTACTCTCCCACTTTGCTGGGCAGCTGCCCTCCCTGTAGGATTGGGAGTCGGGCTAGACTACTGTAACTCAAGTTGTACTAGGGCCTTCGACTGTTTGGGTCAATGTGGCAGATGCGACTTTCATAAGCTACAATGTGTCCACTAG